Proteins encoded in a region of the Halosimplex halophilum genome:
- a CDS encoding ABC transporter permease gives MTRTDETTGESHRAETTSAASPRSDGGQRTASPLDALGEASDHTVENTRRDQLETLYRYYVYAPVSVLWDDWRARIGCTLILFYLAMGVFGPLVVEPTTVMDGEPLLGPFESWEHPLGTDNTGSDLLSLTVYSTAPILKMMTAGGLFTVTVGTLFGTVAGYKGGLVDTLLSTVTDVFINLPGLPLVIVLAAIFSPKSPWLIGLLLSVASWAGLARSIRSQVLTIREESYAEASRAMGIPTSAIITKDILPHLMTYISVNLVHASRNVIFGAVGLYFIGVLPFSDPNWGVTMNLAYQYGAHYRMEAVHWLIVPIVAVTGLSMGMILLSQSLDRVFNPRVRASHAETADEGSTEDVDQTDTSASSWF, from the coding sequence GTGACACGTACTGACGAAACGACGGGCGAGTCGCACCGAGCGGAAACGACGAGCGCTGCGAGTCCCCGGAGCGACGGCGGACAACGGACGGCTTCGCCGCTCGATGCGCTCGGCGAGGCGTCGGACCACACCGTCGAGAACACGCGACGAGACCAACTGGAGACACTCTACCGGTACTACGTCTACGCGCCCGTCTCGGTGCTGTGGGACGACTGGCGCGCTCGTATCGGATGCACGCTGATCCTCTTCTATCTCGCCATGGGGGTCTTCGGCCCGCTAGTCGTCGAACCGACGACCGTCATGGACGGTGAGCCGCTGCTTGGGCCGTTCGAGAGCTGGGAGCACCCGCTCGGCACTGACAACACGGGGTCGGACCTCCTGTCGCTGACCGTCTACTCGACGGCGCCGATCCTGAAGATGATGACGGCCGGCGGGCTGTTCACGGTGACGGTGGGCACGCTCTTCGGCACCGTCGCGGGGTACAAGGGCGGGCTGGTCGACACGTTGCTGAGCACGGTCACCGACGTATTCATCAACCTTCCGGGTCTCCCGCTGGTGATCGTGCTCGCGGCCATCTTCTCCCCGAAGAGCCCGTGGCTGATCGGACTGCTCCTCTCGGTCGCGTCCTGGGCCGGCCTCGCCCGCTCGATCCGGTCGCAGGTGCTCACGATCCGCGAGGAGTCCTACGCCGAAGCGTCGCGGGCGATGGGGATCCCGACGAGCGCCATCATCACGAAGGACATCCTGCCACACCTCATGACGTACATTTCGGTCAACCTCGTCCACGCGAGCCGGAACGTGATCTTCGGCGCGGTCGGCCTGTACTTCATTGGCGTCCTCCCGTTCTCGGACCCCAACTGGGGGGTCACGATGAACCTCGCCTACCAGTACGGCGCCCACTACCGGATGGAGGCCGTCCACTGGCTGATCGTGCCCATCGTGGCCGTCACCGGGCTCTCGATGGGGATGATCCTCCTCTCACAGTCGTTGGACCGCGTGTTCAACCCCCGTGTCAGGGCGAGCCACGCCGAGACGGCCGACGAGGGATCGACCGAGGATGTCGACCAGACGGACACGTCCGCGTCCTCGTGGTTCTGA
- a CDS encoding ABC transporter ATP-binding protein: MTVSQTDPDESPSVSDPILTVSDLTVRFNMDRGVSRVLDDVNLEIGRNEILGVVGESGSGKSMFADSLLDAVVDPGVVTGDVTYYPDSGEPVDVLEFDKQERNRYRWEEVSMVFQGAMSSFNPVREIRTHFVETLSAHDEPVSEGMERARQLLSDLYLDPDRVLDAYPHELSGGMKQRALIALSLVLEPEVLVMDEPTAALDLLMQRSIISMIEELKDKYDLAIVFITHDLPLVAGLVDRLAVMYGFEFVETAPLETLLRDASHPYTRSLLKSTPNPSMPLDAMEPIVGSSPDPVDPPTGCSYHPRCPLADERCEREDPGGNRVSEDHVVACHHWEDAADAVSMPTDDGDASDHANERTPIERDDGGPGREPSADPVVSMRDVEVHFEDDGPLGSILSDPEVVRAVDGVDIDIFENDVLVLVGESGCGKTTLGKVGVALQEPTGGRVEYRGQDIWRAKKRLGEIETPYRQIRRSLQIVHQDPGSSLNSMRRVSSMLEAPLKRWQRDKSEQERRELILSMLEYVGMAPPEDYVDRYPHQLSGGEKQRVALVRALLMNPEVILADEPVSALDVSLRVEIMDLMIELQERFDTSYLFVSHDLSNARYIAGKTDGRIAVMYLGEIVEVGTVDQIMNDPRHPYTRALRWATPELDLGSRESVEAGDGPMRRIDVPDPTDPPRGCRYHTRCSEVIPPAEYDFEQSAWNAVMDLKVAVEREGFDRAEAETRILEDANGELTADGSADPLPAAMRDHFGIPDQLSDPDAERVLSTALEHITEGRTDAADELFRTEFETVCQTRRPETVSVTENGSARGVACFLESDRDSSTGTSAR, from the coding sequence ATGACGGTCTCCCAGACGGACCCCGACGAGTCGCCGTCGGTGTCCGACCCGATCCTGACGGTCAGCGACCTGACGGTCCGGTTCAATATGGACCGGGGCGTGTCGCGCGTCCTCGACGATGTGAACCTCGAGATCGGGCGAAACGAGATCCTCGGTGTCGTCGGTGAGTCCGGGAGCGGGAAGTCGATGTTCGCCGATTCGCTGCTCGATGCGGTCGTCGACCCGGGCGTGGTGACCGGCGACGTCACGTACTATCCCGACTCCGGCGAACCGGTCGACGTGCTCGAGTTCGACAAACAGGAGCGCAATCGATACCGCTGGGAGGAGGTCTCGATGGTGTTCCAGGGGGCGATGAGTTCCTTCAACCCCGTCCGGGAGATCAGGACCCACTTCGTCGAGACGCTGAGCGCTCACGACGAGCCCGTCTCGGAGGGGATGGAGCGGGCGCGCCAGCTGCTCTCGGATCTCTATCTCGACCCCGACCGGGTGCTCGACGCCTACCCGCACGAGCTGTCGGGCGGGATGAAACAGCGCGCGCTCATCGCGCTGTCGCTCGTACTCGAACCCGAAGTGCTCGTGATGGACGAGCCGACCGCCGCGCTGGATCTGTTGATGCAGCGCTCTATCATCTCCATGATCGAGGAGCTGAAGGACAAGTACGACCTCGCGATCGTGTTCATCACGCACGACCTCCCGCTGGTCGCGGGGCTCGTCGACCGGCTGGCGGTCATGTACGGCTTCGAGTTCGTCGAGACCGCGCCGCTCGAGACGCTCTTGCGGGACGCGTCCCATCCGTACACCCGGTCGCTGTTGAAGTCGACGCCCAACCCGTCGATGCCGCTCGACGCGATGGAACCGATCGTGGGGTCGAGCCCGGACCCGGTCGACCCGCCGACGGGGTGTTCGTATCACCCGCGGTGTCCGCTCGCCGACGAGCGGTGTGAACGGGAGGACCCCGGTGGGAACCGGGTGTCCGAGGATCACGTGGTCGCCTGTCATCACTGGGAGGACGCGGCGGATGCAGTCTCCATGCCGACCGATGACGGCGATGCCAGCGATCACGCGAACGAGCGCACGCCTATCGAACGCGACGACGGGGGACCCGGACGCGAACCGTCGGCGGACCCAGTCGTTTCGATGCGGGACGTCGAGGTCCACTTCGAGGACGACGGCCCGCTGGGGTCGATCCTCTCGGACCCGGAGGTCGTCCGGGCGGTCGACGGCGTCGACATCGACATCTTCGAGAACGACGTGCTGGTGCTGGTCGGCGAGAGCGGCTGTGGGAAGACGACGCTCGGGAAAGTCGGCGTCGCGCTGCAGGAGCCGACCGGCGGACGCGTGGAGTACAGGGGACAAGACATCTGGCGGGCGAAAAAGCGCCTCGGCGAGATCGAGACGCCGTACCGACAGATCCGCCGGTCGCTCCAGATCGTCCACCAGGACCCGGGCAGTTCGCTCAACTCCATGCGACGGGTGAGTTCGATGTTGGAAGCGCCGCTGAAACGCTGGCAGCGTGACAAGTCCGAACAGGAGCGGCGGGAACTCATCCTCTCGATGCTCGAATACGTCGGCATGGCGCCTCCCGAAGACTACGTTGATCGGTACCCCCACCAGCTTTCCGGCGGCGAGAAACAGCGGGTCGCGCTGGTCCGTGCGCTCCTGATGAACCCGGAGGTCATCCTCGCCGACGAGCCGGTCAGCGCCCTCGACGTGAGCCTGCGGGTGGAGATCATGGACCTGATGATAGAGCTGCAGGAGCGGTTCGACACGTCGTATCTCTTCGTCTCGCACGACCTCTCGAACGCACGGTACATCGCCGGCAAGACCGACGGGCGGATCGCGGTCATGTACCTCGGCGAGATCGTCGAGGTCGGGACCGTCGACCAGATCATGAACGACCCGAGACATCCCTACACGCGGGCGCTGCGGTGGGCAACGCCGGAATTGGATCTCGGGTCACGGGAGTCGGTCGAGGCTGGCGACGGACCGATGCGCCGTATCGACGTTCCCGATCCTACCGACCCACCCCGCGGGTGTCGGTATCACACCAGATGTTCGGAGGTGATCCCCCCGGCGGAGTACGACTTCGAGCAATCGGCGTGGAACGCGGTGATGGACCTCAAAGTCGCTGTCGAGCGGGAGGGGTTCGACCGCGCGGAGGCCGAAACACGGATTCTCGAGGACGCGAACGGCGAACTGACTGCCGACGGGTCGGCCGACCCCCTTCCAGCAGCGATGCGGGATCACTTCGGTATCCCCGACCAACTGAGCGACCCCGACGCCGAACGGGTGCTGTCGACGGCGCTCGAACACATCACCGAGGGCCGGACCGATGCCGCGGACGAGCTGTTCAGAACCGAGTTCGAGACGGTGTGTCAGACCCGGCGCCCGGAGACGGTGTCAGTCACCGAGAACGGTTCCGCACGCGGCGTCGCCTGTTTCCTCGAATCGGATCGAGATAGTTCGACGGGGACTTCGGCGCGATAG
- a CDS encoding YIP1 family protein, whose amino-acid sequence MATRVFGDPEPFIQRKAATGRLVIPTLIVTTVSVAMSLQAAAVFLTLGPAVSEVINAVILLGGYYFLEGFLLWLAFSFALYVLALVAGGHPLFGHITRIVGWGMAPLVGTGLVWTAGRYYALRDATPPELAINSRIEHETNGLAEFMSHAAGEPAFIAAMVVGGLFLVVSGYLWTLGLTKAGELSKARAAVVSAIPLLVFFGWRFLNSAV is encoded by the coding sequence ATGGCGACACGCGTATTCGGGGATCCAGAGCCGTTTATCCAACGCAAAGCAGCGACGGGACGACTCGTGATACCGACGCTCATCGTGACCACGGTGTCGGTCGCGATGAGTCTGCAAGCGGCAGCGGTGTTCCTCACGCTTGGTCCCGCCGTGTCGGAAGTCATCAACGCCGTCATTCTGCTAGGCGGGTACTACTTCCTCGAGGGCTTTCTCCTCTGGCTGGCCTTCTCGTTTGCGCTGTACGTCCTGGCGCTGGTAGCGGGCGGCCATCCCCTCTTCGGGCACATCACTCGGATCGTCGGCTGGGGAATGGCGCCGCTCGTCGGGACGGGGTTAGTCTGGACGGCTGGACGCTACTACGCGTTGCGGGATGCCACGCCCCCGGAACTGGCTATCAACAGCCGGATCGAACACGAGACGAACGGGCTGGCGGAGTTCATGAGTCACGCAGCGGGAGAACCGGCGTTCATCGCTGCGATGGTCGTCGGGGGTCTCTTTCTGGTCGTGAGCGGGTACCTCTGGACGCTCGGCCTCACGAAAGCGGGAGAACTCAGTAAGGCACGGGCGGCGGTCGTGTCGGCGATACCGCTGCTCGTCTTCTTCGGTTGGCGGTTTCTCAACAGCGCCGTCTGA
- a CDS encoding DUF120 domain-containing protein: protein MSGITASSAGHAELATLKALALSGGLDGDQKVSCSALAERLDASTQTASRRLQRLEEADLVEREIVSDGQWVTVTAAGERALQREYADYRRIFERDASVELRGTITSGMGEGRHYISLPGYMRQFEDKLGYEPFLGTLNVELDEESVRERGRLSSFEPVTIEGWEDDERTYGPAYCYPAAVEADGGETAASDDGDAGRFEDAHVITPERTHHGDDQLEVIAPVKLRDELGLDDGSSLTIYVTEQR from the coding sequence ATGTCAGGAATCACGGCGTCGTCGGCCGGCCACGCGGAGCTGGCGACGCTGAAGGCGCTGGCGCTGTCGGGGGGGCTCGACGGCGACCAGAAGGTGTCCTGCTCGGCGCTGGCCGAGCGCCTCGACGCCTCGACGCAGACGGCCTCCCGGCGGCTCCAGCGGCTGGAGGAGGCCGACCTGGTCGAACGCGAGATCGTCAGCGACGGCCAGTGGGTGACCGTGACGGCGGCCGGCGAGCGCGCCCTCCAGCGCGAGTACGCCGACTACCGCCGCATCTTCGAGCGCGACGCCAGCGTCGAACTGCGCGGGACGATCACCAGCGGGATGGGCGAGGGTCGTCACTACATCTCGCTGCCGGGCTACATGCGCCAGTTCGAGGACAAGCTCGGCTACGAGCCGTTCCTCGGGACGCTCAACGTCGAACTCGACGAGGAGAGCGTCCGCGAGCGCGGCCGGCTCTCGTCGTTCGAGCCAGTCACCATCGAGGGCTGGGAGGACGACGAGCGCACCTACGGGCCCGCCTACTGCTACCCCGCCGCCGTCGAGGCCGACGGGGGCGAGACGGCCGCCTCGGACGACGGCGACGCCGGTCGTTTCGAGGACGCCCACGTCATCACGCCCGAGCGCACCCACCACGGCGACGACCAGCTGGAAGTGATCGCGCCGGTGAAACTCCGCGACGAACTGGGCCTCGACGACGGCTCCTCGCTCACCATCTATGTCACCGAACAGCGATAG
- the ribB gene encoding 3,4-dihydroxy-2-butanone-4-phosphate synthase, with the protein MSPNSDSVTGDASTAAATVDRAVDAVRRGDPILVHDAADREGEVDLVYPAGAVTPDAVARMRNDAGGLVCVALGDEVADAFELPYLQETLDHPAAADHDLGYDERSSFSLTVNHRDTYTGITDEDRALTITELAAAAADPENVDFAAEFRAPGHVHVLRAAPGLLADREGHTELAVALAGAADLPPAMVVCEMLDDEGGGARSPAAARAYADREGLVYVEGAAVVERLG; encoded by the coding sequence ATGTCACCGAACAGCGATAGCGTGACCGGCGACGCATCGACCGCCGCGGCGACCGTCGACCGGGCGGTCGACGCCGTCCGCCGCGGCGACCCGATCCTCGTCCACGACGCGGCCGACCGCGAGGGCGAAGTGGACCTCGTCTACCCCGCGGGGGCGGTCACGCCCGACGCGGTCGCCCGCATGCGCAACGACGCCGGCGGGCTGGTCTGCGTCGCGCTCGGCGACGAAGTGGCCGACGCCTTCGAACTCCCCTACCTGCAGGAGACGCTCGACCACCCCGCCGCGGCCGACCACGACCTGGGCTACGACGAGCGGTCCTCGTTCTCGCTGACGGTCAACCACCGCGACACCTACACCGGGATCACCGACGAGGACCGCGCGCTGACGATCACCGAACTCGCGGCGGCCGCGGCCGATCCCGAGAACGTCGACTTCGCCGCCGAGTTCCGCGCGCCCGGCCACGTCCACGTCCTCCGGGCGGCGCCGGGCCTCCTCGCGGACCGAGAGGGTCACACCGAGCTGGCCGTCGCGCTGGCCGGCGCCGCCGACCTGCCGCCGGCGATGGTCGTCTGCGAGATGCTCGACGACGAGGGCGGCGGCGCCCGCTCGCCGGCCGCTGCCCGCGCCTACGCCGACCGCGAGGGGCTCGTCTACGTCGAGGGGGCGGCCGTCGTCGAGCGGCTCGGCTGA
- a CDS encoding plastocyanin/azurin family copper-binding protein has protein sequence MPRCSRRSLLRATGLAAAGAVAGCTNDDTDGPTGTPNSGDIVAGPDGAYVFEPESYTASVGETVTWYFDSPTHNVGCRPGDSPQVALPDGAEPFASYEDGNVGGTVPQGETYEHTFETAGEYTYVCIPHAGQGMVGTVVVEE, from the coding sequence ATGCCACGCTGTTCGCGCCGCTCGCTCCTTCGCGCGACGGGTCTCGCGGCCGCCGGCGCCGTCGCCGGTTGCACGAACGACGACACCGACGGGCCGACCGGGACGCCCAACTCGGGCGACATCGTCGCCGGACCGGACGGCGCCTACGTCTTCGAGCCCGAGTCCTACACCGCCTCGGTCGGCGAGACGGTCACCTGGTACTTCGACAGCCCGACCCACAACGTCGGCTGTCGCCCCGGCGACAGCCCGCAGGTCGCCCTGCCGGACGGCGCCGAGCCGTTCGCCAGCTACGAGGACGGGAACGTGGGAGGGACGGTCCCCCAGGGCGAGACCTACGAACACACCTTCGAGACGGCCGGCGAGTACACCTACGTCTGCATCCCCCACGCCGGCCAGGGGATGGTCGGGACGGTCGTCGTCGAGGAGTGA
- a CDS encoding hybrid sensor histidine kinase/response regulator: MEQSIRVLLVDDDRAFTETAAERLAAAAESFDVTAVGRADEALDALDGRRVDCVVSGYRLPERDGLWLLDAVRERDPGLPVILAAPADESVAERALDAGAAEFLRKDEPGQYALLTGRVTAVVERAGDAGDGPTGDATGCDGGGADADGDGTGDAGGGEPDWPRVVVEHMSEGVYVVDGDYRFRFADHRMAEPPAPIADGLAGRRLPVLAETGVLDPADVRRVTEAVDAVVGGEAAERHVEFESPVESPTTAVDLRAVPVDPGGSERFALLTTRDVTERRERERELARYETLVEEVTDIVTVLDETGVIEYQSPAVEHVLGYEPDELVGETAFEHVHPEDRERVVDRFAELVERPGATEGIEFRMRTADGDWRWVESKATNRTGTAFEGYVVTSRDVTGRKRREQRLSALHEATRAFMEAPDRESVAERAVETARDVLDMPVNGLWFYESDADALEPAAITDEAAALLGEAPTYDSGEGLSWEAFRSGEIQVHDDLSAAEGLLNPDTPIRSELILPLGEYGVMNLGATSEQAFDEVDVSLARILANTTEAALARADREEELRRRRRELSRQNDRLEEFASIVSHDLRNPLNVLAGSLEMVDADDDDHLDLCERAVERMEQLVEDILTLTREGERVESTDPVDLERVARTSWATVATGDATLRVAGARVIAADESRLRQLFENLFRNAVEHAGDDATVRVGVLDDEPGFFVADDGPGIPPDRRDRVFESGFSTASGGTGLGLSIVAQTADAHGWDVRVTDADRDGDAGDGSDANQSTDSTGDGADGERPGARFEVVGVDEP; this comes from the coding sequence ATGGAGCAGTCGATCCGTGTGCTCCTCGTCGACGACGACCGGGCGTTCACGGAGACGGCCGCCGAGCGACTCGCAGCCGCGGCCGAGTCGTTCGACGTGACCGCGGTCGGGCGGGCCGACGAGGCGCTCGACGCACTCGACGGACGGCGGGTCGACTGCGTCGTCAGCGGCTACCGGCTGCCCGAGCGGGACGGGCTGTGGCTCCTCGACGCCGTCCGCGAGCGCGACCCGGGCCTCCCGGTGATCCTCGCGGCGCCGGCCGACGAGTCCGTCGCCGAGCGGGCGCTCGACGCCGGCGCGGCCGAGTTCCTCCGGAAGGACGAGCCGGGGCAGTACGCCCTCCTGACCGGCCGGGTCACCGCCGTAGTCGAGCGGGCCGGGGACGCCGGCGACGGCCCGACCGGGGACGCTACCGGGTGCGACGGTGGCGGCGCGGACGCCGACGGCGACGGGACGGGCGACGCCGGCGGCGGCGAGCCCGACTGGCCGCGGGTGGTGGTCGAGCACATGAGCGAGGGGGTCTACGTCGTCGACGGCGACTACCGGTTCCGGTTCGCCGACCACCGGATGGCCGAGCCGCCGGCGCCGATCGCCGACGGCCTGGCGGGGCGGCGACTCCCGGTACTGGCCGAGACGGGCGTCCTCGACCCGGCCGACGTGCGGCGCGTGACCGAGGCCGTCGACGCCGTGGTCGGGGGCGAGGCCGCCGAACGGCACGTCGAGTTCGAGTCGCCCGTCGAGTCGCCGACGACGGCGGTCGACCTCAGGGCGGTCCCGGTCGACCCCGGCGGGTCCGAGCGGTTCGCGCTGCTGACGACCCGCGACGTGACAGAGCGCCGCGAGCGCGAGCGCGAGCTGGCCCGCTACGAGACGCTGGTCGAGGAGGTCACCGACATCGTCACGGTCCTCGACGAGACGGGGGTGATCGAGTATCAGAGCCCCGCTGTCGAGCACGTGCTGGGCTACGAGCCCGACGAGCTGGTCGGCGAGACGGCGTTCGAGCACGTCCACCCCGAGGACCGCGAGCGGGTCGTCGATCGGTTCGCGGAGCTGGTCGAGCGACCGGGGGCGACGGAGGGCATCGAGTTCCGGATGCGGACCGCCGACGGCGACTGGCGCTGGGTCGAGTCGAAGGCGACCAACCGGACGGGGACGGCCTTCGAGGGGTACGTCGTCACCTCGCGGGACGTGACCGGGCGCAAGCGCCGCGAGCAGCGGCTGAGCGCGCTCCACGAGGCGACGCGGGCGTTCATGGAGGCGCCCGACCGCGAGTCGGTTGCCGAGCGGGCCGTCGAGACGGCGCGAGACGTGCTGGACATGCCCGTCAACGGCCTGTGGTTCTACGAGTCGGACGCCGACGCCCTCGAACCCGCGGCGATCACCGACGAGGCCGCGGCCCTGCTCGGCGAGGCGCCGACCTACGACAGCGGCGAGGGCCTCTCCTGGGAGGCCTTCCGCTCGGGCGAGATACAGGTCCACGACGACCTCTCGGCGGCCGAGGGGCTGTTGAACCCCGACACGCCGATCCGCAGCGAGCTGATCCTCCCGCTGGGGGAGTACGGGGTGATGAACCTCGGGGCGACCTCCGAGCAGGCCTTCGACGAGGTGGACGTGTCGCTGGCCCGCATCCTCGCCAACACCACCGAGGCCGCCCTGGCGCGGGCCGACCGCGAGGAGGAGCTGCGCCGGCGGCGGCGCGAGCTGTCCCGCCAGAACGACCGGCTGGAGGAGTTCGCGAGCATCGTCTCCCACGACCTCCGGAACCCGCTGAACGTCCTCGCGGGGTCGCTGGAGATGGTCGACGCCGACGACGACGACCACCTCGACCTGTGCGAGCGGGCGGTCGAGCGGATGGAACAGCTCGTCGAGGACATCCTGACGCTGACCCGCGAGGGCGAGCGCGTCGAGTCGACCGACCCCGTCGACCTCGAACGGGTCGCGCGGACCAGCTGGGCGACCGTCGCCACCGGCGACGCGACGCTGCGCGTCGCCGGCGCGAGAGTGATCGCGGCCGACGAGTCGCGGCTCCGCCAGCTGTTCGAGAACCTCTTCCGCAACGCGGTCGAACACGCCGGCGACGACGCGACCGTCCGCGTCGGCGTCCTCGACGACGAACCCGGCTTCTTCGTCGCGGACGACGGCCCCGGTATCCCGCCGGACCGACGGGACCGGGTCTTCGAGAGCGGCTTCTCGACGGCCTCGGGTGGCACCGGACTCGGCCTCTCGATCGTCGCGCAGACGGCCGACGCCCACGGCTGGGACGTTCGCGTGACCGACGCCGACCGCGACGGCGACGCCGGTGACGGCTCCGACGCCAACCAGTCCACCGACAGCACTGGTGACGGCGCCGACGGGGAGCGTCCGGGCGCCCGGTTCGAGGTCGTCGGCGTCGACGAGCCCTGA
- a CDS encoding SDR family oxidoreductase — translation MSRNAGRSPESRGGRGEDGGDAGGGQPVALVTGAGSGIGAAIALAFADRGWRVYATDVAAPLPERVRADCETRALDVTDDEQCEAVVDAVVAETGRLDCLVNNAGYAEAGPVEDVPVDAARAEFDVLVHGPHRLVRAALPHMRERGRGRIVTVSSVMGLASSPGLGAYAAGKAAVESLHDALRVELRGTGVDVSLVEPAWVDTDFADAARERLAGRERTPAYARTYAALDDGWVLDGNPLAATPERVAAAVVRAAEADDPRARYPVGAFARFVRWTTWLPAPVIDAVQAGYERATTALGRWLG, via the coding sequence GTGTCACGGAACGCCGGACGGAGCCCGGAGAGCCGCGGGGGACGCGGCGAGGATGGCGGCGACGCGGGTGGCGGGCAGCCGGTCGCGCTCGTCACGGGCGCGGGCAGCGGGATCGGTGCAGCCATCGCGCTGGCGTTCGCCGACCGCGGCTGGCGGGTGTACGCGACCGACGTGGCGGCGCCGCTGCCCGAGCGGGTCCGCGCCGACTGCGAGACCCGCGCGCTGGACGTGACCGACGACGAGCAGTGCGAGGCCGTCGTCGACGCGGTGGTCGCGGAGACCGGGCGGCTGGACTGCCTGGTGAACAACGCCGGCTACGCCGAGGCCGGGCCGGTCGAGGACGTGCCCGTCGACGCGGCCCGCGCCGAGTTCGACGTGCTCGTCCACGGCCCCCACCGGCTCGTCCGCGCGGCGCTCCCGCACATGCGCGAGCGCGGCCGGGGCCGGATCGTCACCGTCTCCAGCGTCATGGGGTTGGCCTCCTCGCCGGGACTGGGCGCCTACGCCGCGGGGAAGGCCGCCGTCGAGTCGCTGCACGACGCGCTCCGGGTCGAGCTGCGCGGGACGGGCGTCGACGTGAGCCTGGTCGAGCCGGCGTGGGTCGACACCGACTTCGCCGACGCGGCCCGCGAGCGGCTGGCCGGCCGCGAGCGGACGCCCGCCTACGCGCGCACCTACGCCGCGCTCGACGACGGCTGGGTCCTCGACGGCAACCCGCTGGCGGCCACGCCGGAGCGCGTCGCCGCCGCGGTGGTCAGGGCCGCCGAGGCCGACGACCCGCGCGCCCGCTACCCGGTCGGGGCCTTTGCCCGGTTCGTCCGGTGGACGACCTGGCTCCCCGCCCCCGTGATCGATGCCGTCCAGGCCGGCTACGAGCGAGCGACGACCGCCCTCGGCCGCTGGCTGGGCTAG